The sequence TGCCGGTGACCACCAGTCCCCAGGTGGCGGCGTTGACGAACAGCGAGCGGCCATCGCCGATATGCGACTTCCAGTCGCCATCGGCGATCTTGTCGCGGATCAGCGCGTCGCGGGTGTCATTGTCGGGAATGCGCAGCAGCGCCTCGGCAAGGCACATCAATGCCACGCCTTCCTGGCTCGACAGCGCATATTCCTGGACGAGCCCCTCGACGCCGCTGCCCTTATGCTTGGCGCGCAGCGCGGTGATCAGCGCGGTCGCGGTTGCCGCCGCCTCGGCGCGGACCGTATCGGGCAGTCGCGCCTGCTCGACCATCGCCGCCACGCATTCGGGCTCACTACGACGATAGGCGGCGGTGATCGCCTGACGCAGCGCGCTCTGGGTGCGGATCGGCGGAGCGAAGTCGGCGAACAGGGGGGGCATCGCGTCGTCGGTCATCTCATCCTCTCGGCTGCTATGGCGCCCATAGCACGACACGCGGTGGCGATCTCGCCAATCAGCGGCTATTATGAAGGCGTTTCACCTATCACCAGGCAATTGATCGGATCACTTTAATGGCAAATACTAATAATTCCGGGCAATTCGACCGATTCGATCAGCAGATCATCGACATCCTGCGCGAGGATGGCCGCATGTCGGTCACCGAGCTGGCCAGCCGGGTCGGCCTTTCCAAGACGCCGTGCCAGGTCCGGCTCAAGCGGCTGATCGATCACGGCGTCATCCGCGGCTTTCGCGCGGTGATCGACCCGGTCAAGCTCGGCCTCGATCATATCGCCTTTGCCGAGGTGAAGCTCTCGGACACGCGTGAGGCGGCGCTGGAGGAATTCGCACAGGCCGTGCTGCGCATTCCGGAGGTCGAGGAATGCCATATGATCGCCAGCAGCTTCGATTATCTGCTCAAGGTCCGCACC is a genomic window of Sphingomonas sp. containing:
- a CDS encoding Lrp/AsnC family transcriptional regulator — encoded protein: MANTNNSGQFDRFDQQIIDILREDGRMSVTELASRVGLSKTPCQVRLKRLIDHGVIRGFRAVIDPVKLGLDHIAFAEVKLSDTREAALEEFAQAVLRIPEVEECHMIASSFDYLLKVRTSDIRRYRIVLGERISSLPHVASTSTFVVMETIRDSSD